One stretch of Pyxidicoccus trucidator DNA includes these proteins:
- a CDS encoding PIG-L family deacetylase: protein MRNLLNFGMALLMSLGVGSTAFAQAPRQPHAGEIAAGLRRLGVTGSVLYVAAHPDDENTRFLAWLVGERGLRAGYLSITRGDGGQNLIGTEQDELLGLIRTYELLAARRVDGAEQLFTRARDFGYTKSADEALRIWGHDAVLADVVLAIRRFRPDVIVTRFTTRPPNHGHHTASALLAEEAFTAAADPKRFPEQLSEVKPWKADRLLNNAATWNLKPDADMSAFLKVDVGGYDALLGRSWGEISAESRSQHKSQGFGVPAERGPLLEYFTPLAGTRPKGDVFEGLDLTWKRWGGTEAVARAVDEAQKGFDARAPHRSVPALVRVHEALSALPEDNPWKALKLRETEALVAACSGLFLEARATEPTAVPGTQLELNLMALNRSPAALRLVSVTLPGGESVAASTELAGHAPFKLNRKLALPQDAVISTPYWLRKPVTGGLYTLEGADRALTGRPEGEPALSVTFVYEASGRRFSVTRPVVYVWTDPVRGELYRALEIVPAVTATLGRDVLMFPNGAAQSVPVVLAAGRAEASGKVRLEVPEGWKVEPAEAPFQLAARGDERTVVFKVTPPKGATGKGRLRAIVESGGRTESWRVRTVSYEHIPPQAVRQPSEATLVPFTLATKVKRLGYIPGPGDRVAESLAAVGYEVTVLPEERLAGEKLERFDAILVGVRAFNANPRLAVHRERLLKYVEGGGRLVVQYNTNSRVGPLTTFVGPYPLEIGRERVTDETAAMTPMTPNEPLLRAPNVLSAADFEGWVQERGLYFASKWDPHYRPVFAMNDAGEAPLQGGLLVTRHGKGTFVYTGLAFFRQLPAGVPGAYRLLANILAQ from the coding sequence ATGCGGAACCTGCTCAATTTTGGAATGGCGCTGCTCATGAGTCTCGGAGTCGGGTCGACGGCTTTCGCACAGGCCCCCCGCCAACCCCACGCGGGGGAAATCGCGGCCGGCCTGCGGCGGCTCGGGGTGACGGGCAGCGTGCTCTACGTGGCCGCCCACCCCGATGACGAGAACACGCGCTTCCTGGCGTGGCTCGTGGGCGAGCGCGGCCTGCGCGCGGGCTACCTCTCCATCACCCGCGGCGACGGCGGACAGAACCTCATCGGCACCGAGCAGGACGAGTTGCTCGGGCTCATCCGCACGTATGAGCTGCTCGCGGCGCGGCGCGTGGACGGGGCCGAGCAGCTCTTCACCCGGGCTCGGGACTTCGGCTACACGAAGAGCGCCGACGAGGCGCTGCGCATCTGGGGCCATGACGCGGTGCTCGCGGACGTGGTGCTCGCCATCCGCCGCTTCCGGCCGGACGTCATCGTCACCCGCTTCACCACGAGGCCGCCGAACCACGGCCACCACACCGCGTCCGCGCTCCTCGCCGAGGAGGCCTTCACCGCCGCCGCCGACCCGAAGCGCTTCCCCGAGCAGCTCTCGGAGGTGAAGCCCTGGAAGGCGGACCGGCTGCTGAACAACGCCGCCACCTGGAACCTGAAGCCCGACGCGGACATGTCCGCCTTCCTGAAGGTGGACGTGGGCGGGTATGACGCGCTGCTCGGGCGCTCCTGGGGGGAGATTTCGGCGGAGAGCCGCAGCCAGCACAAGAGCCAGGGCTTCGGCGTGCCGGCCGAGCGCGGACCGCTGCTGGAGTACTTCACGCCGCTGGCCGGGACGCGCCCGAAGGGCGACGTATTCGAGGGGCTGGACCTCACGTGGAAGCGCTGGGGCGGCACGGAGGCCGTGGCCCGCGCGGTGGACGAGGCGCAGAAGGGCTTTGACGCACGCGCGCCCCACCGCAGCGTGCCCGCGCTCGTCCGCGTCCACGAGGCGCTGTCCGCCCTGCCGGAAGACAACCCGTGGAAGGCGCTCAAGCTGCGGGAGACGGAGGCGCTCGTGGCCGCGTGCTCGGGCCTGTTCCTGGAGGCTCGCGCGACGGAGCCCACGGCCGTGCCGGGCACGCAACTGGAGCTGAACCTGATGGCGCTGAACCGCTCGCCCGCCGCGCTCCGGTTGGTGAGCGTGACGCTGCCGGGCGGTGAGTCCGTGGCCGCCAGCACGGAGCTGGCCGGACACGCGCCGTTCAAGCTCAACCGGAAGCTGGCCCTCCCGCAGGACGCGGTCATCTCCACGCCGTACTGGCTGCGCAAGCCCGTCACGGGCGGCCTCTACACGCTGGAGGGCGCGGACCGCGCGCTCACCGGCCGGCCCGAGGGCGAGCCCGCCCTGTCGGTGACGTTCGTCTACGAGGCGAGCGGCCGGCGCTTCAGCGTGACGCGGCCGGTGGTCTACGTGTGGACGGACCCGGTGCGCGGCGAGCTGTACCGTGCCCTCGAAATCGTCCCCGCCGTCACCGCGACGCTGGGGCGCGACGTGCTGATGTTCCCCAATGGCGCGGCGCAGTCCGTCCCCGTGGTCCTGGCCGCGGGCCGGGCGGAGGCCAGCGGCAAGGTCCGGCTGGAGGTGCCCGAGGGGTGGAAGGTGGAGCCCGCGGAAGCGCCGTTCCAGCTCGCCGCGCGCGGTGACGAGCGGACCGTGGTCTTCAAGGTGACGCCTCCGAAGGGGGCCACGGGGAAGGGGCGCCTGCGCGCCATCGTGGAGAGCGGCGGGCGCACCGAGTCGTGGCGCGTCCGGACGGTGTCCTACGAGCACATCCCCCCGCAGGCGGTGCGCCAGCCGTCCGAGGCGACGCTGGTGCCCTTCACGCTGGCCACGAAGGTGAAGCGCCTGGGCTACATCCCCGGGCCGGGCGACCGCGTGGCGGAGAGCCTGGCGGCGGTGGGCTACGAGGTGACGGTGCTCCCCGAGGAGCGCCTCGCGGGAGAGAAGCTGGAGCGCTTCGACGCCATCCTCGTGGGCGTGCGCGCCTTCAACGCCAACCCGCGCCTGGCCGTGCACCGCGAGCGGCTGCTGAAGTACGTGGAGGGCGGCGGCCGGCTGGTGGTCCAGTACAACACCAACAGCCGCGTGGGGCCGCTCACCACCTTCGTCGGCCCGTACCCGCTGGAGATTGGCCGGGAGCGCGTGACGGACGAGACGGCGGCGATGACGCCCATGACTCCCAACGAGCCGCTACTGCGCGCCCCCAACGTGCTGTCCGCAGCGGACTTCGAGGGCTGGGTGCAGGAGCGCGGCCTCTACTTCGCCTCCAAGTGGGACCCGCACTACCGGCCCGTGTTCGCCATGAATGACGCGGGGGAGGCGCCGCTCCAGGGAGGGCTGCTCGTCACCCGCCATGGCAAGGGCACCTTCGTCTACACGGGGCTGGCCTTCTTCCGTCAGCTCCCCGCCGGCGTTCCCGGCGCCTACCGCCTCCTGGCGAACATCCTCGCGCAATGA
- the bshC gene encoding bacillithiol biosynthesis cysteine-adding enzyme BshC encodes MTSSFSAAWLRGDARALSILPDRYRHPAARAEAVADAASRTVLPALLDVLVARNARLAPSPARERNLDLLSRPGTVAVVTGQQMGLFLGPLFTIYKAAAAIRAARALTEETGRPCVPVFWLQTEDHDLPEVDHCFIPRHTGGPLKVALDLPDAAASRAPIAHRRLGSSVTAALATLRAELGAEPHAAEHLALLERAYRPEATLAEAFTEVLSAVFAEEGLVFLDPRDARLAPLAAPVHRRAIQEAAAISTALAGRVQALSDADFAVQVHIRPGSPLGFFSPDGVEGPRYRLDPSSPGTWSLVGHPEGRSVTTAELLGWLEREPLRFTTSALLRPLLQDTWLPTAAYVGGPGELAYFAQLAPLYEQAGLPMPLVVPRARFRVLDDRARRWLGKLGLQPDELNTPRDELLTRLAARDATQPMEPPEALEARLFGHFAAELDRLNDSLLQLDPMLQDALERTRGTVRVAVSRLTGRYGRALVRRDGVTAERVDRLRTYLTPNDEPQERVLGLPYFASRLGTRAFTQRVLDTCVPFSGALQDLTP; translated from the coding sequence GTGACGTCCTCGTTCTCTGCCGCGTGGCTCCGCGGAGATGCGCGCGCGCTCTCCATCCTTCCTGACCGCTACCGCCACCCGGCCGCCCGCGCCGAGGCCGTGGCCGACGCCGCGTCGCGCACCGTGCTACCGGCGCTGCTCGACGTGCTCGTGGCCCGCAACGCGCGACTCGCGCCGAGTCCCGCTCGCGAGCGCAATCTGGACTTGCTCTCCAGACCCGGCACCGTGGCCGTCGTCACGGGGCAGCAGATGGGCCTGTTCCTCGGCCCGCTCTTCACCATCTACAAGGCCGCCGCCGCCATCCGCGCGGCCCGTGCGCTAACGGAGGAGACGGGCCGGCCCTGTGTCCCCGTCTTCTGGCTCCAGACGGAGGACCACGACCTGCCGGAGGTCGACCACTGCTTCATCCCGCGCCACACCGGCGGTCCCCTGAAGGTGGCGCTGGATTTGCCCGACGCGGCCGCCTCCCGGGCGCCCATCGCCCACCGCCGCCTCGGCTCGAGCGTCACCGCCGCCCTCGCCACGCTGCGCGCCGAGCTGGGCGCGGAGCCGCACGCAGCCGAGCACCTGGCCCTGCTGGAGCGCGCCTACCGCCCCGAGGCAACACTGGCGGAGGCGTTCACCGAGGTCCTCTCGGCCGTGTTCGCCGAGGAAGGGCTGGTGTTCCTCGACCCTCGTGACGCACGCCTCGCGCCGCTCGCCGCGCCCGTGCACCGCCGCGCCATCCAGGAGGCGGCAGCCATCTCCACCGCGCTCGCGGGCCGGGTTCAAGCGCTCTCCGACGCCGACTTCGCCGTCCAGGTCCACATCCGTCCCGGCTCGCCGCTCGGCTTCTTCTCACCAGACGGCGTCGAGGGCCCGCGCTACCGCCTGGACCCCTCCAGCCCCGGGACGTGGAGCCTCGTCGGCCACCCGGAGGGGCGCTCCGTCACGACGGCCGAGCTGCTCGGCTGGCTGGAGCGCGAGCCGCTCCGCTTCACCACCTCCGCCCTGCTGCGGCCCCTCCTGCAGGACACGTGGCTTCCCACGGCGGCCTACGTCGGCGGCCCCGGGGAGCTCGCCTACTTCGCGCAGCTCGCCCCGCTCTACGAGCAGGCGGGCCTGCCCATGCCGCTCGTCGTGCCACGCGCCCGGTTCCGGGTGCTGGATGACCGGGCCCGCAGGTGGCTCGGCAAGCTGGGCCTCCAGCCCGACGAGCTGAACACGCCGCGCGACGAGCTGCTCACCCGGCTGGCCGCCCGTGATGCCACCCAGCCCATGGAGCCTCCCGAAGCCCTGGAGGCCCGCCTCTTCGGCCACTTCGCTGCGGAGCTGGACCGACTGAATGACTCGCTGCTCCAGCTCGACCCGATGCTCCAGGATGCGCTCGAGCGCACCCGGGGCACCGTCCGCGTCGCCGTGTCCCGCCTCACGGGGCGGTATGGCCGCGCGCTCGTCCGGCGCGACGGCGTGACGGCGGAGCGGGTGGACCGCCTGCGCACGTACCTCACCCCGAATGACGAACCCCAGGAGCGGGTCCTCGGGCTGCCCTACTTCGCCAGCCGCCTCGGGACGCGCGCCTTCACGCAGCGGGTGCTCGACACCTGCGTCCCCTTCTCCGGCGCGCTCCAGGACCTGACGCCATGA
- the bshB1 gene encoding bacillithiol biosynthesis deacetylase BshB1, which produces MSESYGLDVLAFGPHPDDVELFCGGLLARMAGQGYRTGIVDLTRGEKSSRGTPETRAQETEAASQALGLSLRENLGLPDGWLSPWAGFDAPETERARTSAVARVVEVLRRLRPELVVVPWEEERHPDHEAASALVTRALFFAGVRKFEAEPPGAPFTPRQVLYYPLRHLAEPSFVVDVSSVYERKRAAVRCYASQVQPRPDAPPTLVGSPLSLSSLEARDAFYGAQVGVAHGEPYVVRETLGLADPVDHFRRNSFAKPLFFPHRR; this is translated from the coding sequence ATGAGCGAGTCCTACGGCCTCGACGTCCTCGCCTTCGGCCCGCACCCCGACGACGTGGAGCTGTTCTGCGGCGGGCTCCTCGCGCGCATGGCGGGCCAGGGCTACCGCACCGGAATCGTGGACCTGACGCGCGGCGAGAAGAGCTCGCGCGGCACCCCGGAGACGCGGGCCCAGGAGACGGAAGCCGCCTCCCAGGCGCTGGGCCTGTCCCTGCGGGAGAACCTCGGCCTGCCCGACGGCTGGCTCAGCCCGTGGGCCGGCTTCGACGCGCCCGAGACGGAGCGCGCGCGCACCTCCGCCGTGGCCCGCGTGGTGGAGGTGCTCCGCCGCCTTCGTCCAGAGCTGGTCGTCGTCCCGTGGGAAGAGGAGCGCCACCCGGACCACGAGGCCGCCAGCGCGCTGGTGACACGCGCGCTGTTCTTCGCCGGAGTCCGCAAGTTCGAGGCGGAGCCGCCTGGAGCGCCCTTCACTCCGAGGCAGGTGCTCTACTACCCGCTGCGCCACCTCGCCGAGCCGAGCTTCGTCGTGGACGTGTCCTCGGTGTACGAGCGGAAGCGCGCGGCGGTGCGCTGCTACGCAAGCCAGGTGCAGCCCCGGCCGGACGCGCCACCCACGCTGGTGGGCTCCCCCTTGTCCCTCTCCTCGCTGGAGGCCCGGGACGCCTTCTACGGTGCGCAGGTGGGCGTGGCCCACGGCGAGCCTTATGTTGTCCGCGAGACGCTGGGGCTGGCGGACCCGGTGGACCACTTCCGCCGGAATAGCTTCGCGAAGCCCCTGTTCTTTCCCCATCGCCGATGA
- the bshA gene encoding N-acetyl-alpha-D-glucosaminyl L-malate synthase BshA, protein MTEPLNIAITCFPTFGGSGMVATEIGLAMADRGHRVHFIAKDLPVRLHGISRKVFFHEVTESDYPALQHSSTYPIALASKMIEVASYERLDVLHVHYAVPHATAAWMAREVLGDKAPRIVTTLHGTDTTLVGIDPSYLPITRFSILRSDAVTTPSDFLRRATWKGFGIPESFPIDVVFNFVDTQRYAPNRDRACLRTLFPDLREPEPVLIHVSNFRAVKRITDVVGIFTEVHRQRPCRLVMIGDGPERSPAERKLRELGLEHRVAFLGKQDRFEELLAAADVFLLPSEQESFGLAALEALSCGIPVVASDIGGIPELVSQGETGFLAPVGNIAAMAGHVLTLVQDPARWKAFSRRAREQVLERFQLGPAIDRYEALYRRLAKGAPQR, encoded by the coding sequence ATGACCGAGCCGCTCAACATCGCCATCACCTGCTTCCCCACCTTCGGTGGCAGCGGCATGGTCGCCACCGAGATTGGTCTGGCCATGGCGGACCGCGGGCACCGCGTCCACTTCATCGCCAAGGACCTGCCGGTGCGGCTGCACGGCATCAGCCGCAAGGTCTTCTTCCACGAGGTGACGGAGAGCGACTACCCGGCGCTCCAGCACTCCAGCACCTACCCCATCGCCCTGGCCTCCAAGATGATTGAGGTGGCCAGCTACGAGCGCCTGGACGTGCTGCACGTCCACTACGCGGTGCCCCACGCCACGGCCGCGTGGATGGCGCGCGAGGTGCTGGGGGACAAGGCGCCGCGAATCGTGACGACGCTGCACGGGACGGACACCACGCTGGTGGGCATCGACCCCAGCTACCTGCCGATTACGCGCTTCTCCATCCTGCGCAGCGACGCGGTGACGACGCCGTCCGACTTCCTCCGGCGCGCCACCTGGAAGGGCTTTGGCATTCCCGAGAGCTTCCCCATCGACGTCGTCTTCAACTTCGTGGACACGCAGCGCTACGCGCCCAACCGGGACCGCGCCTGCCTGCGCACGCTCTTCCCGGACCTGCGCGAGCCGGAGCCGGTGCTCATCCACGTCTCCAACTTCCGCGCGGTGAAGCGCATCACCGACGTGGTGGGCATCTTCACGGAGGTCCACCGCCAGCGACCCTGCCGGCTGGTGATGATTGGCGACGGCCCCGAGCGCTCCCCCGCCGAGCGCAAGCTCCGCGAGCTGGGCCTGGAGCACCGCGTCGCCTTCCTGGGCAAGCAGGACCGCTTCGAGGAACTGCTCGCCGCGGCGGACGTCTTCCTCCTCCCCAGCGAGCAGGAGAGCTTCGGCCTCGCCGCGCTGGAGGCGCTGAGCTGCGGCATCCCCGTGGTGGCGAGCGACATCGGCGGCATCCCCGAACTGGTCTCCCAGGGGGAGACGGGCTTCCTCGCGCCGGTGGGGAACATCGCCGCCATGGCCGGGCACGTGCTCACCCTGGTCCAGGACCCGGCCCGCTGGAAGGCCTTCTCACGCCGCGCGCGGGAGCAGGTGCTGGAGCGCTTCCAGCTCGGACCCGCCATCGACCGCTACGAGGCGCTCTACCGCCGGCTCGCGAAGGGGGCCCCTCAACGTTGA
- a CDS encoding DUF2911 domain-containing protein: MKNVALGCLLSALVALVATPAAAQLKLPAASPAAKVAQDVGVTEISIEYSSPAVKGRKIWGDLVPFDKVWRTGANAATKITFSRDVTFGGKPVPAGTYSIVSVPSQKGWKVMLNKELGLWATPAPYAAANDVATATATTTEIPNRERLTFLFSNTTDDSTSLDLEWEKLRVSVPIKVDTAAQAKASIQQMQERTAGMHANAARYLADATKDLPAALKEADASVATQSNWFNQWIRADILARMGNYAEARKAAQIAWDLGNKDKNFFFRDQVSKALADWKNK, encoded by the coding sequence ATGAAGAACGTTGCCCTCGGATGTCTGCTGTCCGCGCTCGTGGCCCTGGTGGCCACGCCCGCGGCGGCCCAGCTCAAGCTCCCCGCCGCCAGCCCTGCCGCCAAGGTGGCGCAGGACGTGGGCGTTACCGAGATTTCCATCGAGTACTCCAGCCCCGCCGTGAAGGGCCGGAAGATCTGGGGGGACCTGGTCCCCTTCGACAAGGTGTGGCGCACGGGCGCCAACGCGGCCACGAAGATTACCTTCAGCCGCGATGTCACCTTCGGTGGCAAGCCCGTCCCCGCCGGCACCTACTCCATCGTCAGCGTTCCTTCGCAGAAGGGCTGGAAGGTGATGCTGAACAAGGAGCTGGGGCTGTGGGCGACTCCCGCCCCGTACGCCGCCGCCAATGACGTGGCCACCGCCACCGCCACCACCACCGAGATTCCCAACCGCGAGCGGCTGACGTTCCTCTTCTCCAACACCACCGACGACTCGACGTCGCTCGACCTGGAGTGGGAGAAGCTGCGCGTGTCCGTGCCCATCAAGGTGGACACCGCCGCGCAGGCGAAGGCGAGCATCCAGCAGATGCAGGAGCGCACCGCGGGCATGCACGCCAACGCGGCCCGCTACCTGGCCGACGCCACCAAAGACCTCCCCGCCGCGCTGAAGGAGGCGGATGCGTCCGTCGCCACCCAGTCCAACTGGTTCAACCAGTGGATTCGCGCCGACATCCTGGCGCGCATGGGCAACTACGCGGAGGCCCGCAAGGCCGCGCAGATTGCGTGGGACCTGGGCAACAAGGACAAGAACTTCTTCTTCCGCGACCAGGTCTCCAAGGCCCTGGCGGACTGGAAGAACAAGTAG
- a CDS encoding AAA family ATPase yields MKLTRLVVHHYRGVAPGTELVFSPSLNLVLGENGTGRTTLLELISTVVGSDFSGLIHETFSLEYDLTFPGMKLHVFVRNEQTVTPPEPDEPPRKGSALLPLRTPQTGASGLHPRIEVDLRLTSPPARLLMRADEAGIDCKLDGESAWSRTMAWSLLDRSVWTLLFMTAQYIDKDMKERLKELLRRTFLLAPQRFDESLGMFERIGGIRYAMEVRDGEVFPLGLMALPTWMPAWLREQVEREAPPDVLELRHDVLERSFLARFVALAGFASGTFRVEVQEKRSFENGGRVGFGGFGFHFTRRDGQGLSHAELGFGQKRLLSFLYYLDVNEDFAITDELANGLHPRWVEACMRELGTRQVFLTSQNPLPFEHTLFSSAEELRSSLLLCGKEPQEGQARIAWSNPSWSAAGALFDAYRLGARPLGALLREQGMW; encoded by the coding sequence ATGAAGCTCACGAGGCTGGTCGTCCACCACTACCGCGGCGTCGCGCCCGGCACCGAGCTGGTGTTCAGCCCGTCGCTCAACCTGGTGCTCGGGGAGAACGGCACCGGGAGGACCACGCTGCTGGAGCTCATCTCCACCGTCGTCGGCTCGGACTTCTCCGGCCTCATCCATGAGACGTTCTCCCTCGAGTACGACCTGACCTTCCCGGGGATGAAGCTCCACGTCTTCGTCCGCAACGAGCAGACCGTCACCCCGCCGGAGCCGGACGAGCCTCCCCGCAAGGGCTCCGCGCTGCTGCCCCTGCGCACGCCTCAGACGGGAGCGTCGGGACTTCACCCTCGCATCGAGGTGGACCTGCGACTCACGTCTCCCCCGGCCCGGCTGCTGATGCGCGCTGACGAGGCGGGCATCGACTGCAAGCTGGACGGTGAGTCCGCGTGGTCTCGGACCATGGCCTGGTCGCTGCTGGACCGCTCGGTGTGGACGCTGCTCTTCATGACGGCGCAGTACATCGACAAGGACATGAAGGAGCGGCTCAAGGAGTTGCTGCGCCGCACCTTCCTGCTGGCGCCCCAGCGATTCGACGAGTCGCTCGGGATGTTCGAGCGCATCGGCGGCATCCGGTACGCCATGGAGGTGCGGGACGGGGAGGTGTTCCCGCTCGGGCTGATGGCGCTGCCCACGTGGATGCCGGCCTGGCTGCGGGAGCAGGTGGAGCGCGAGGCCCCGCCGGACGTGCTGGAGCTACGGCACGACGTGCTCGAACGGAGCTTCCTGGCGCGGTTCGTGGCCCTGGCGGGCTTCGCGTCCGGAACGTTCCGGGTGGAGGTGCAGGAGAAGCGCTCGTTCGAGAACGGCGGGCGCGTGGGCTTCGGTGGGTTCGGCTTCCACTTCACGCGAAGGGACGGCCAGGGGCTGTCGCACGCGGAGCTGGGCTTCGGCCAGAAGCGGCTGCTGTCCTTCCTCTACTACCTGGACGTGAACGAGGACTTCGCCATCACGGACGAGCTGGCCAACGGCCTGCACCCGCGCTGGGTGGAGGCCTGCATGCGGGAGCTGGGGACACGGCAGGTCTTCCTCACCAGCCAGAACCCGCTTCCCTTCGAGCACACGCTGTTCTCGTCAGCGGAAGAGCTGCGGTCCTCGCTCCTGCTGTGCGGCAAGGAGCCCCAGGAGGGCCAGGCTCGCATCGCCTGGTCCAATCCGTCCTGGTCGGCGGCCGGAGCGCTCTTCGATGCCTACCGGCTGGGCGCGCGTCCCCTGGGAGCGCTCCTGCGTGAGCAGGGCATGTGGTGA
- a CDS encoding Tox-REase-5 domain-containing protein — protein MTFRKAVSLWLVLLLTSCATPRVVRLETGQGHPLEYTPPSSDQSVPVDAAAFEEALTQLVLEVPLSIRAPQAGALVRATSSGTWAAADRAWQLALRKDYGRWCHAFEAPGDCLSLLEDGLGLSPMDKLAMALGLSLDPMHESIADALEDTFSPTLFKTVVVSALVSWAVLAANPEPVFTKAAAVLAVVMVAYLGVDSFLEMVRACSALKEASDRATTFQELNAAGTRFGAVMGVEGARVFVLVATMLVSRGIAGSASRLAARLPQLPRFSEASALAARQVGLRLEAAAEVTSVAVVEGQLVIALAPHAVAMTAMGSGGGSAGVKVLPSGGPGEWVQVNESMSESSRAFQERATGVPRGWAYRVKGGGEEADFDGFDPKDVALLEVKGPNLAKFFNGELDPQWFFRGADKFIQQANRQYRAAQGRRVRWIVAEKKFADALRKLFDKNNLDNVEINHLAP, from the coding sequence ATGACCTTTCGTAAGGCCGTGTCGCTGTGGCTGGTGTTGCTCCTGACAAGCTGTGCGACGCCGCGCGTGGTGCGGTTGGAGACAGGCCAGGGCCACCCGCTCGAATACACCCCACCCTCCTCGGACCAATCCGTCCCGGTGGACGCGGCCGCGTTCGAGGAGGCACTGACGCAGCTGGTGCTGGAAGTGCCGCTGTCCATCCGCGCGCCTCAAGCCGGTGCACTGGTGCGTGCCACGTCCTCGGGCACCTGGGCCGCCGCGGACAGGGCGTGGCAACTGGCCCTGCGCAAGGACTACGGACGCTGGTGCCACGCCTTCGAGGCCCCGGGAGACTGCCTCTCGCTGCTGGAGGACGGCCTGGGACTCTCGCCCATGGACAAGCTGGCGATGGCCCTGGGCCTGTCGCTGGACCCCATGCACGAGAGCATCGCCGACGCGCTGGAGGACACCTTCAGCCCCACGCTCTTCAAGACGGTGGTGGTGTCCGCCCTGGTCTCCTGGGCGGTACTGGCGGCGAACCCGGAGCCCGTCTTCACCAAGGCGGCGGCGGTGCTTGCGGTGGTCATGGTGGCCTACCTGGGCGTCGACTCCTTCCTGGAGATGGTGCGGGCCTGCAGCGCGCTGAAGGAGGCCAGCGACAGGGCCACCACGTTCCAGGAGCTGAATGCGGCCGGTACGCGCTTCGGCGCGGTGATGGGAGTGGAGGGCGCCCGCGTCTTCGTGCTGGTAGCGACGATGCTGGTGAGCAGGGGCATCGCAGGGAGCGCTTCGCGGCTGGCGGCGCGGCTGCCCCAATTGCCACGCTTCTCGGAGGCGTCGGCGCTGGCGGCAAGGCAGGTGGGGTTGAGGCTGGAGGCCGCGGCGGAGGTGACGTCCGTGGCCGTGGTGGAAGGGCAGCTCGTCATTGCCCTCGCACCCCATGCCGTCGCCATGACGGCCATGGGGTCAGGTGGCGGGAGCGCCGGGGTGAAGGTCCTGCCGTCCGGTGGTCCCGGAGAATGGGTCCAGGTGAACGAGTCGATGTCCGAGAGCTCACGTGCCTTCCAGGAGAGGGCAACCGGAGTGCCCAGGGGCTGGGCTTACCGGGTGAAGGGCGGTGGTGAGGAAGCGGACTTCGATGGCTTCGATCCGAAGGACGTCGCTCTGCTGGAGGTCAAAGGGCCCAATCTGGCGAAGTTCTTCAATGGAGAACTGGATCCCCAGTGGTTCTTCCGGGGCGCGGACAAATTCATCCAGCAGGCAAATCGTCAGTATAGAGCCGCTCAGGGAAGGCGGGTCCGTTGGATCGTCGCAGAGAAAAAATTCGCGGATGCATTGCGCAAGCTGTTCGACAAAAACAACCTCGATAACGTCGAAATCAACCACCTTGCTCCCTGA
- a CDS encoding immunity 52 family protein codes for MTETYYSACYWPARYEPVESCAQRAEDFFQRIGPLEPTWNRWHETGSSFEKARKRQVQVDAAAFVKRFQKKENRIGHDGFQYWLWAGDHPKETSAVNGACGSGDPWSRPACVLNSPSRGAVAERVLTAPVLTEVVRAMALAWDPECGIATSDLHRDTTWQRPPVGTFTGWVMYFSRQRGTVPPLPAPVRIEPVEDKGTLILLTPERFTASNPEHVALAARVQELLDRAGLLRPMNQPVAR; via the coding sequence ATGACCGAGACCTACTACTCAGCCTGTTACTGGCCAGCCCGCTACGAGCCCGTTGAATCATGCGCCCAGCGGGCAGAGGACTTCTTTCAGCGAATCGGACCGTTGGAGCCAACCTGGAACCGCTGGCACGAGACAGGAAGTTCCTTCGAGAAAGCCCGCAAGCGTCAGGTCCAGGTAGATGCGGCGGCTTTCGTGAAACGCTTCCAGAAGAAAGAAAACCGAATCGGTCATGATGGTTTTCAGTATTGGCTATGGGCGGGTGACCACCCGAAGGAAACATCAGCCGTCAATGGCGCTTGCGGCTCAGGGGACCCTTGGTCGAGGCCGGCTTGCGTGCTCAATTCCCCCAGCAGGGGAGCTGTCGCGGAACGTGTCCTCACCGCTCCCGTGCTGACCGAGGTGGTGCGGGCCATGGCCCTGGCCTGGGATCCTGAATGTGGAATTGCCACGTCCGACCTCCACCGGGACACCACGTGGCAGCGCCCCCCGGTCGGCACCTTCACCGGCTGGGTGATGTACTTCTCGCGCCAGCGCGGCACCGTGCCTCCACTCCCCGCCCCCGTCCGCATCGAACCCGTGGAGGACAAAGGCACCCTCATCCTCCTCACCCCCGAGCGCTTCACCGCTTCCAACCCGGAGCACGTCGCCCTCGCCGCACGCGTCCAGGAGCTGCTGGACCGGGCAGGCCTTCTGCGCCCGATGAATCAACCCGTGGCGAGATAG